The Litchfieldia alkalitelluris genome has a window encoding:
- a CDS encoding chemotaxis protein CheW, whose protein sequence is MEQDITKVIVFQLVNEEYVFPIENVRSIEKLQPITRVPHTLEFVKGVINLRGVIIPILDLRKLFGMTEAAYTDQTRIIIITHDDYEVGLIVDSANDVLDIPNDSIEQQPEIVGTLKVEYINGVVKVDDRLLIMLTLEHILQLNHMKEIAIG, encoded by the coding sequence ATGGAACAAGACATCACAAAAGTCATTGTTTTTCAATTGGTAAATGAAGAATATGTTTTCCCAATTGAAAATGTTCGTTCAATTGAGAAGCTTCAGCCAATTACTCGTGTTCCGCATACACTTGAATTTGTAAAAGGCGTAATTAATCTACGAGGAGTCATCATACCAATTTTAGATCTACGAAAGTTATTTGGCATGACAGAAGCTGCTTATACTGATCAAACTAGAATTATTATTATCACTCATGATGATTATGAAGTAGGACTAATCGTCGACTCAGCTAATGATGTGCTAGACATTCCAAATGATTCAATTGAGCAGCAGCCAGAGATAGTTGGTACATTGAAAGTAGAATACATTAATGGAGTTGTAAAGGTAGATGACCGTTTATTAATTATGTTGACATTAGAACATATCTTGCAATTAAATCATATGAAAGAAATTGCAATAGGTTAG
- a CDS encoding chemotaxis protein CheC, giving the protein MSFVTNIKSKHMDILQEIGNIGAGHSATALSTLLNKKIDMKVPVVRIVSFDEMMELAGGPEHIVASVFLRIEGDAPGSMFFMLSLTQASAFVRHLTGEMNETFEELISSELGLSALQELGNILSGSYLSSLSDFTSLNLYPTVPALSIDMVGAILGYGLLELSQVSDYAIIIDTEINEVEDRDSIKGHFFLLPDPDSFDKLFSSLGVINDESR; this is encoded by the coding sequence ATGTCATTTGTTACTAATATTAAATCGAAGCATATGGATATTCTACAAGAAATAGGAAATATCGGTGCTGGTCACTCAGCTACGGCTTTATCAACATTACTAAATAAAAAAATAGATATGAAGGTTCCAGTAGTACGGATTGTTTCCTTCGATGAAATGATGGAGTTAGCAGGAGGACCGGAACATATTGTAGCAAGTGTTTTCTTAAGAATCGAAGGAGATGCACCAGGTAGTATGTTTTTTATGCTTTCTCTAACACAAGCGTCAGCCTTTGTTCGACATCTAACAGGTGAGATGAATGAAACATTTGAAGAGCTAATATCTTCAGAGCTAGGCTTGTCAGCATTACAAGAATTGGGGAATATTTTGTCTGGATCCTACTTATCTTCTCTTTCAGATTTTACTAGTTTGAATTTATATCCCACGGTACCCGCATTATCTATAGATATGGTGGGGGCTATATTAGGTTATGGATTGCTAGAACTGTCACAAGTTAGTGATTATGCAATTATTATAGATACGGAAATAAATGAGGTAGAAGATCGAGACAGTATAAAAGGTCATTTTTTTTTGCTGCCAGATCCAGACTCCTTCGATAAGCTTTTTTCTTCATTAGGTGTAATAAATGATGAATCAAGGTGA
- a CDS encoding chemotaxis protein CheD translates to MNQGELVVKVGIADMKVIKSPLTIRTSGLGSCVGVVIYDKKMEIAGLAHIMLPDSALAKSGELNSAKFANTAIKELIRLITIQGGRIHALDAKIAGGAQMFPNLAGSDIMRIGPRNVEAVKDELNKHKIRILSSDVGGNKGRTIEFDPTTTFLTIRTVNEGVKSI, encoded by the coding sequence ATGAATCAAGGTGAGTTAGTAGTTAAAGTTGGAATTGCCGATATGAAAGTAATTAAATCACCCTTGACTATTCGTACATCTGGATTAGGCTCGTGTGTTGGTGTCGTGATTTATGATAAGAAAATGGAGATAGCAGGACTGGCTCATATCATGCTACCCGATTCAGCTCTTGCAAAATCAGGTGAACTGAATTCAGCTAAATTTGCAAATACTGCAATTAAGGAGCTAATAAGACTCATTACCATCCAAGGTGGCAGAATTCATGCATTAGATGCTAAAATAGCCGGCGGTGCTCAAATGTTTCCAAATCTAGCGGGCAGCGACATCATGAGAATTGGTCCAAGAAATGTGGAAGCAGTCAAGGATGAGCTTAATAAACATAAAATAAGAATACTATCTTCAGACGTTGGAGGTAATAAGGGAAGAACTATTGAATTTGACCCAACAACAACTTTCTTAACCATCCGAACGGTAAATGAAGGAGTAAAAAGTATTTAA
- a CDS encoding FliA/WhiG family RNA polymerase sigma factor, translated as MSQMVISEDQVYWRQWIDSRDSHAGNALIKKYMPLVSYHVQRISASLPKSARSEDLRSYGMLGLYDALEKFDPTRDLKFDTYASFRIRGAILDGLRKDDWLPRSLREKAKKIDMAAQRLEQKLMRNISTKEIATELGLSEDEVLHTINEGFFANVLSIDEQQEREGKEGLEFTFKDSFSLTPEQEILKREQFNQLVNLIKQLNENEQLVISLFYHEELTLTEIGHIMNLSTSRISQIHSKALFKLKKLVKKN; from the coding sequence ATGTCACAAATGGTAATAAGTGAAGATCAAGTATATTGGCGGCAGTGGATTGACTCTCGTGACTCTCATGCCGGTAATGCCTTAATTAAAAAATATATGCCGCTAGTTTCATACCATGTTCAACGAATCTCAGCAAGCTTACCCAAAAGTGCTCGTAGTGAGGACTTAAGAAGTTATGGTATGTTAGGTCTCTATGATGCATTGGAGAAATTTGATCCAACGCGTGATCTTAAATTTGATACATATGCATCTTTTAGAATAAGGGGTGCTATCCTCGATGGATTACGTAAAGATGACTGGCTTCCGAGAAGCCTTCGTGAAAAAGCAAAAAAGATTGATATGGCTGCCCAGCGTCTAGAGCAGAAGTTGATGAGGAATATATCAACAAAAGAAATAGCGACTGAACTAGGCCTAAGTGAAGATGAGGTATTACATACGATTAACGAGGGGTTCTTCGCCAATGTTTTATCTATCGACGAACAGCAGGAACGTGAAGGGAAAGAGGGTTTGGAGTTTACTTTTAAAGACAGCTTTTCACTAACACCTGAACAGGAAATATTAAAAAGAGAACAATTTAATCAATTAGTGAATTTGATAAAACAGTTAAATGAAAATGAACAACTAGTGATAAGTTTATTTTATCATGAGGAGTTAACGTTAACTGAAATTGGCCATATCATGAATCTTTCAACATCAAGAATCTCTCAGATTCACTCAAAAGCATTATTTAAGTTAAAAAAGTTAGTTAAAAAAAACTAG